One Streptomyces sp. 840.1 genomic window, ATGACGCCGTTCGACAACGGGTACGGCGACTGGAACCTCTCCTGGGCGAAATGGCAGAAGGGCAGCGCACTGCAGAACGACACGCCCGACCGGATGGACACGGTTCAGGCGGCGCGGCTGCGCCCCGAGGTCTGACCGGGGAGTGCGCTGCCCCCCGGAGGGACCAGCGGCAGGAGGAGGGGCCGGCAGCGGCCCCCCGGGCTCCCAGGGGCCCTCAGGCGCCCACGGAGAGCCTGCTGCGCAGCAGGGCGGCCAGGGAGTCCGCGAACCCGACCGGCTCGACCGGAAGGGTCACCGCGGCGTCCGCACGGCTCCACGTGGCCAGCCAGGCGTCCTGCGGGCGCCCCATGAGCAGCAGCACCGGCGGGCAGCGGAAGACCTCGTCCTTGATCTGCCGGCAGACGCCCATGCCGCCGGCCGGGGCCGTCTCACCGTCCAACACGCAGACGTCGACGCCTCCCTGCTCCAGGGCGTCCAGGACGGCGGGCAGGGTGGCGCACTCCAGGAACTCCACCGGCGGCACGTCCGCAGCGGGCCTGCGCCCTGCTGCCAGCCTCACCTGCTCACGGGTGTGTGCGTTGTCGCTGTAGACCAGGACCGTGGCGGTCGGCTGCATTGTTCCTCCGTGACATCCGTGTCTTCGGGGCTTTCGGGGCACTCGGTTCGTGAGGGCTGTCCGATGCGCGGATCGTACTCCGCCCGACAGCCTGTCAGCACCGGCCGGGACAGCGGATTCATGGGCCGTTCGGGGAGGACACACCCCTCTGACACACCGAACGGCACCCCCCGGAGTGAGGGCGGGATAAGCGACCGACATAATGTCGGTCGTGGCGACAGCAACGACAGTAGAAACCGGGCACGCGCACCCGTCGGTCAATCGGCCGAACCTCACCAGCGTCGGAACCATCATCTGGTTGAGTTCCGAGCTGATGTTCTTCGCGGCCCTCTTCGCGATGTACTTCACCCTGCGATCGGTGACCGGACCAGATCACTGGAAGGAAATGGCGTCGTCCCTGAACGTTCCGTTCTCGGCGACGAACACCACCATCCTGGTGCTCTCATCACTCACCTGCCAGCTCGGCGTCTTCGCCGCGGAGCGGGGCGATGTGAAGAAGCTCCGCGCCTGGTTCGTGATCACGTTCGTGATGGGTGCGATCTTCATCGGAGGCCAGATCTTCGAGTACACCGAGCTGGTGAAGAAGGACGGCCTCTCGCTGTCCTCGGATCCGTACGGCTCGGTGTTCTACCTGACCACTGGCTTCCATGGTCTGCATGTGACAGGCGGTCTGATCGCCTTCCTGTTCGTTCTGGGCAGGACATACGCAGCCAAGAGGTTCACCCATGAACAGGCGACCGCTGCCATCGTCGTGTCCTATTACTGGCACTTCGTCGATGTTGTGTGGATCGGCCTCTTTGCCACGATCTACTTGATCAAGTAACCGGGCCAGAGCCCGAACCACATCCAGCATCGACGCAGAAGATCCTGACACCGGGGTAATCCGTGAAAAAGCTCTCCGCACGACGACGCCATCCGTTGGCGGCGGTCGTCGTACTACTCCTCGCGCTTGCGGCTACCGGGGGGCTGTACGCCGCGTTTGCGCCCGCGAGTAAGGCGCAGGCCGACGAAACCGCCCAGTCCCTCGCCATCGACGAGGGCAAGAAGCTGTACTCCGTCGGTTGCGCCAGCTGCCACGGAACCGGCGGTGAGGGAACCACCGACGGTCCCCAGCTTGTCGGCGTGGGCTCCGCAGCCGTGGACTTCCAGGTCGGTACCGGCCGTATGCCCGCGCAGCAGCCGGGTGCCCAGGTACCGAAGAAGAAGGTCATTTACAACCAGGCCGAGATCGACCAGCTCGCGGCGTACGTCGCGTCGCTCGGCGCCGGCCCGATCGTCCCCACCAAGAGCCAGGTCAGCCCCGAGGGCGCCGACGTGGCCAAGGGCGGCGACCTGTTCCGTACCAACTGCGCCCAGTGCCACAACTTCACCGGCGAGGGCGGTGCCCTGACGAAGGGCAAGTTCGCTCCCAGCCTTGAGGGCGTGGACCCGAAGCACATGTACGAGGCCATGCAGACCGGGCCTCAGAGCATGCCGTCCTTCCCGGACACGACGATGCCCGAGCAGCAGAAGAAGGACATCATCGCGTACGTCCAGACCGTGAACAGCGCGCAGGCTGAGAGCCCCGGTGGCCTCAAGCTGGGCGGTCTCGGTCCGGTCAGCGAGGGTCTGTTCGGCTGGATCTTCGGGCTCGGCGCACTGATCGCAGTTGCCATCTGGGTCGCGGCCCACACCGCTAAGGCCAAGAAGTCATGAGTAGCCAAGAGATTCCAGAAGAGAACCTGCCCGCAGAGCAGGTCCCCGCGCACGGCGCGGTAGAGGGCGCGGACGACCCGTTCGCGGACCCGGGGCTGCCGGCCCACAAGCCGCGCATCCAGGACATCGACGAACGGGCCGCGGACCGGTCGGAGCGCGTGGTCGCGTTCCTGTTCACGCTGTCCATGCTGGCGACGGTCGGCTTCATCGCCTCCTACGTCATCTTCCCGGTCGACCAGATCGTCTACATCTTCCCGTTCGGTCATGTGAGCGCGCTCAACTTCTCCCTGGGTCTGACCCTGGGCGTGGCGCTCTTCACGATCGGCGCGGGCGCCGTCCACTGGGCGCGCACCCTGATGTCCGACGTCGAGGTCCCGGCCGAGCGGCACCCGATCGCGGCCGAGCCCGCGGTCAGGGCGCAGGTCCTCGCGGACTTCGCCGCCGGTGCCGAGGAGTCCGTGCTCGGCCGGCGCAAGCTGATCCGGAACACCATGTTCGGCGCGCTGGCCCTGGTGCCGCTCGCCGGTGTGGTGCTGCTGCGCGACCTCGGTCCGCTGCCGGAGAAGAAGCTGCGCTCCACCCTGTGGGCCAAGGGCAAGCAGCTCATCAACATGAACACGAACGAGCCGCTCCGTCCCGAGGACGTGGCCGTGGGTTCGCTGACCTTCGCCATGCCCGAGGGCCTGGAGGAGGACGCTCACGACTTCCAGACGCAGATCGCCAAGGCTGCGCTGATGATCATTCGCATCGAGCCGTCCAACATCAAGGACAAGCGCGAGCGCGAGTGGGCCCACGAGGGCATCGTGGCCTTCTCGAAGATCTGCACCCACGTCGGCTGCCCGATCAGCCTGTACGAGCAGCAGACGCACCACGTGCTCTGCCCGTGCCACCAGTCAACCTTCGACCTCTCCGACGGCGCCCGCGTCATCTTCGGTCCGGCCGGTCACGCTCTCCCGCAGCTGCGGATCGGCGTGAACAGCGAGGGCAACCTCGAGGCGCTCGGTGACTTCGAAGAGCCCGTCGGTCCTGCATTCTGGGAGCGCGGATGAGTACTGCGACCGATACGAAGCGCAAGGCGCCCGCCGGTGAGAAGATGGCCGACTGGGCGGACGGCCGGCTCGGGATCTACTCCCTGGCCAAGGCCAACATGCGCAAGATCTTCCCGGACCACTGGTCCTTCATGCTCGGTGAGATCTGCCTCTACAGCTTCATCATCATCATCCTCACGGGTGTGTACCTGACGCTGTTCTTCCACCCGAGCATGGCCGAGACCGTCTACCACGGTCCGTACGAGCCCATGCAGGGCATCCGGATGTCCGAGGCCTACGCCTCGACGCTGAACATCAGCTTCGACGTCCGCGGTGGTCTGCTGGTCCGGCAGATCCACCACTGGGCCGCGCTGATCTTCCTGGCCGGCATGTTCGTGCACATGATGCGCGTGTTCTTCACGGGCGCGTTCCGCAAGCCGCGTGAGATCAACTGGCTGTTCGGCTTCCTGCTGTTCGTGCTCGGTATGTTCACCGGCTTCACCGGCTACTCGCTCCCGGACGACCTGCTCTCCGGTACGGGTGTCCGCTTCACCCAGGGCGCGATCCTGTCGATGCCGATCGTCGGCACCTACATCTCGATGTTCCTGTTCGGCGGGGAGTTCCCGGGCGGCGACTTCGTCGCGCGGTTCTACTCGGTGCACATCCTGCTGCTGCCGGGCATCATGCTCGGGCTTCTGGTGGGCCACCTGATCCTGGTCTTCTACCACAAGCACACCCAGTTCGCGGGTCCCGGCCGGACCAACAAGAACGTCGTGGGCATGCCGCTGCTGCCGGTGTACATGGCCAAGGCCGGAGGCTTCTTCTTCCTGGTCTTCGGTGTCATCGCCGTCATCGCGGGCATCGCCTCGATCAACCCGATCTGGGCCATCGGCCCGTACCGCCCGGACCAGGTGTCCACCGGCGCCCAGCCCGACTGGTACATGGGCTTCGCAGAGGGTCTCGTCCGAGTGATGCCTGGCTGGGAGATCAACCTCTGGGGTCACACGCTCGTCCTGGGCGTGCTCATCCCACTGGTGCTCTTCGGGCTGATCCTGGGTGCGATCGCGATGTACCCGTTCATCGAGTCCTGGGTCACCGGGGACAAGCGCGAGCACCACATCCTGGACCGCCCGCGCAACGCCCCGACCCGTACGGCCTTCGGTGTCGCGTGGATCACGGTGTACTTCATCGGTCTGGTGGGCGGCGGTAACGACCTCTGGGCGACGCACTTCCACCTGTCGCTGAACTCGATCTCGTGGTTCGTCCGGATCTTCTTCTTCGTCGGACCGGTCATCGCGTTCGTCGCCACCAAGCGGATCTGCCTCGGCCTCCAGCGCCGGGACAGGGAGAAGGTGCTGCACGGGCGTGAGTCCGGGCTCATCAAGCGCCTGCCGCACGGTGAGTTCGTCGAGGTCCACGAGCCGCTGTCGCAGGGCCAGCTGCACACCCTCACCGCGCACGAGCAGTACGCGCCGGTCGAACTCGGCCCGCTGGTCGACGAGAACGGCGTCAAGCGCAAGGTGTCGCCGGTGGAGAAGGTGCGCGCCAGGCTCAGCAAGAGCTTCTACGGCGAGAACAACCAGATCCCCAAGGCGTCCCCCGAGGAGTACAAGGAGATCACCGAGGGCCACGGCCACCACTGATCACCTGAGCTGATCGCCACAGCGGGAGCCCCGTCCATCCATACGATGGACGGGGCTCTTCGCTGTCCCCGGCGCTCGATAGGGTGGTCGCATCCCTTTATCGGCTGTGGACCCCAGGAGCGGACCATGAACGTTGTGACCCCGGTCGGCGGCGACAGCGTGGCGGCTCGTACCTGGCCCGGCGTGCTGACCCCGCTGCTGCGCGGCGAGGACCTGAGCGCGGACGACACCGCGTGGGCGATGGACCGCATCATGAGCGGCGAGGCGACCGACGTGCAGATCGCCGGCTTCGCGGTGGCCCTGCGCGCCAAGGGCGAGACCGTCACGGAGGTGACCGGCCTGGTCCGCGCGATGTACGAGCACGCCACCACGATCCACGTGCCCGGCCGCACGGTCGACATCGTCGGCACCGGCGGCGACATGGCCAAGACGGTCAACATCTCCACCATGTCCGCGATCGTCCTGGCCGGGGCGGGCGCCAAGGTCGTCAAGCACGGCAACCGCGCCTCCTCCTCGGCCAGCGGCTCCTCGGACGTACTGGGCAAGCTCGGCGTCAACCTGGACCTGCCCCCGCAGCGCGTCGTCGAGGTGGCCGAGGAAGCGGGCATCACCTTCTGCTTCGCGGTGAAGTTCCACCCCGCCCTGCGGTACGCGGCGAAGGCCCGCGCGGAGCTGGGCGCCCCGACCACCTTCAACATCCTGGGTCCGCTCACCAACCCGGCCCAGGTGCGCTCCCAGGCCATCGGTGTCGCCGACCTGCGGATGGCGCCCATCGTCGCGGGCGTGCTCGCCGAACGCGGCAACTCGGCGCTGGTCTTCCGGGGCGACGACGGTCTGGACGAGCTGACCACCACCGCGACCTCCCGGGTCTGGGTGGCCCGCGACGGTGTGGTGCGCGAGCAGGCCTTCGACCCGCGCGACGTCGGCCTGGAGCTGGTGCCGGTGGAGGCGCTGCGCGGCGCCGACGCCTCGTACAACGCCGATGTGGCCCGTCGGCTGCTGGCCGGTGAAACGGGGCCCGTACGGGACGCCGTCCTGCTCAACGCGGCGGCGGCGCTGGTCGCGCTCGACCCGGGCGACGGCACGCTCGACGAGCAGCTCGCCGCCGGTATGGCGAAGGCCGCCGAGTCCATCGACTCCGGATCCGCGGGGCGCGCGCTGGAGAGATGGGTCGCGGCCAGCAACGCCTGAGCCCACGGCCCTGAGCCCACGGCCCTGACGCACGGAACACGGAGCGAGGCGCAGTCCAGATCATGGACTGCGCCTTGCGCGTTCTCCCACGTATGGCAAGATGCTGCGCAGGTCATGAGTGACAGCGACTACGGCCCCGGCCCGCTGTCCGGCAACCCTCCGTCCGTGGCGGGGTGCCCCGGGTGAAGACCAGGCCGTAGGCAGCGAGGTCTGCGGCAAGCGCGGACCCCTCGACGTCGCAAGGCGTCCACCCGTGGGGTCCTGGTCCTCAGGGAGCCTCTGTGAGCAAGCGAATGCGATAGGGCTTTTCGGCCCTCCTCCGCACACCCTCTTTTCTTCCTTCCGTGCTGCCGCGTACCCGCAGGCGCCGGAATTCGCCTGCCTGTTACGGGAGTTCGTCATGTCTGTCTTCACCGCTGCCGCCGACCAGTCCATTTGTACCCCGCTGCCCGTTCTGGGCAAGGATGTGACGGTTCCGCTGGTGACCGGCGGTGAGGTCACGTACGCCGCACTGGACTACGCCGCCAGCGCCCCGGCCCTGCAGCGCGTGTGGGACGACGTCGCCGCGTACGCGCCGTACTACGGCAGCGTCCACCGAGGCGCCGGCTACCTCTCGCAGCTCTCCACGGACCTCTTCGAGTCCAGCCGCGTGACCGTCGCGGAGTTCCTCGGCTGCCGCGCCGACGACCAGGTGATCTTCACCCGGTCGACCACCGACTCGCTCAACCTGCTCGCGGCGGCGGTCCCCGCCGACTGCCAGGTGTTCGTCTTCGAGACCGAGCACCACGCCTCGCTGCTGCCCTGGCGCGATGCCCGGGTGACCTACCTGAACGCCCCGCGCACCCCTGCCCAGGCCGTCGCCACGCTGGAGCGGGCCCTCGCGGACCGCGACCCCTACGGCCCCGCGCTCGTCTGCGTCACCGGAGCCTCCAACGTCACCGGTGAGCTGTGGCCCGTCAAGGAGCTCGCTGCCGCCGCGCACGCCCACGGCGCCCGGATCGTCCTCGACGCGGCCCAGCTCGCCCCGCACCACCCCGTCGACATCAGCGAGCTGGACGTCGACTGGGTCGCCTTCTCCGGCCACAAGCTGTACGCGCCCTTCGGCTCCGGCGTGCTGGCCGGCCGCTCCGACTGGCTGCGCGACGCCGAGCCCTACCTGGCCGGCGGCGGCGCCTCCCGCAAGGTCGCCCGGCGCGCCGACGGCGGGGTGGACGTCGAGTGGCACACCACCGCCGCCCGCCACGAGGCCGGTTCGCCCAACGTCATCGGCGTCTACTCCATCGCCTCCGCCTGCAAGGCGCTCACCGAGGCCGGTTTCGACAGCCTGGTCGCCCGCGAGCAGCAGCTGGTCTCCGAGGTCCGCGCCGGACTCGCGGAGGTCCCCGAGGTCAAGGTGCTCTCACTGTTCGGTGACGACGCGCCCCGGGTCGGCGTCATCTCCTTCGTGGTGGAGGGCTGGAACAGCTCGCACTTCGCCGCCGCGCTCTCGGCCGAGTACGGCATCGGGGTGCGCGACGGACTGTTCTGCGCCCACCCGCTGGTGCGCACCCTGCTCGGCAGCGACCCGCAGGACGTCGGCGAGTGCGGCGCGCCGGAGGCCGAGCCGGGCGAGCGGTCGCTCAACGCGATCCGGGTCAGCTTCGGTGCCGGTACGCCGGACGAGCACATCGAGCGCTTCGTGCGGGCCGTCAAGGAGCTGGTGAGCGAGGGCGCCCAGTGGAAGTACCGCACCGAGGACGGCCGTTGCGTCCCGGACCGGGGCACCGCCCAGCACTGAGCCGTGAAACGCGTCCGGCCGGGTACGGGGCAGCTGCCCCGTACCCGGCCGGACGCGTTCAGCCGGACAGGCCCTAGCCGTCCAGGCCGATGGCGAAGGCCGCCTCCAGGTCGTGCTGCGAGTACGTACGGAACGCCACGTGGGTGTCGGTCCCCTCGACGCCGGGGATCTTGCTGATCCGGCCGGGGATGACCTCGGCCAGATCGTCGTGCTTGGCCACCCGGACCATGGCGATCAGGTCGTACGTGCCGGTGACCGAGAAGACCTCGCTGACGCTGTCCAGCGCCGCGACGGCCTCGGCGATCTCGGGGATCCGGTCCACGCTGGTTTTGATGAGCACGATCGCGGTGATCACGGCTGGCTTTCTCCCTCGGTGGCCGTGGCTGGAGACTTCACTCTAGCCCCACGCCCATAGCGCCCCCACGCGTAGAGGAAGCCGACGGCGAAGCCGACCACATGGGCGAGATAGGCCACGCCGGGGCCGCTGCCCGCGCCCTCCGCGGCCAGCCACTGGAGCACGAACCAGAAGATCAGCACGATCCAGGCGGGGAAGCGCAGCGGCAGGAAGAGCAGGAACGGGAACACGCTGGTGACCCTGGCCCTGGGGAAGAGGTAGAGGAAGGCGCCCAGCACCGCCGAGATCGCCCCCGAGGCGCCGACGAGCGTCTGGTCGGACGTGGCGTGCGCGGCCGCGTAGGCGAGCAGGGCGAGGTAGCCGCAGCCGAGGTAGAAGAACGCGAACTCGGTGTGGCCCATCCGCTCCTCGGCCATCGCTCCGAACACGTACAGGAACAGCACGTTGCCCAGGAGATGCAGCCAGCTGCCGTGCACGAAGAGCGCGGTGAGCGGGGTGAGCAGGGCGTGCGCGGAGCCGTCCCACAGTTCGCTCGGGATCACGCCCCAGCGTTCGAAGTACCCGGCCTGGGCCGACAGCAGGGCGTCCGCGCTGCCGTACACCGGGGCGAGCCCGGAGAGCGGGCTGATCGCGAAGACCACGCAGCACAGGGCGATGAGGGCGTAGGTGACCGGCGGCCCGCCCGAGGTGGCCGCCCGCAGGAGTCTGCCGGCCGCAGCCCGCCGATCGATCATGAACAGAGCATGACGCAAGCGGAGGGAACCGGACAGAGCGCCTCGCCGTGCCGGTGGTATGCGGCGAGGCCGTAGGGTTACGACAGGACATCCGCAGTTCGACGGCGCACCGCGAAGATCCTTATGTGGCAGCACGAGGCCCGACGAAAGAGGACGCAACGATGACGACGGTTCCCCAGCCGACCGAGGCGACCCGCTGGCGCTGCACGCTCTGCGGAAACCTCACGCGATTCGACGTGACGCGCTCCTCCAAGGTCGTGGAATACGTCCATCTCGACCTGGCCGGGGAGTCGAGCGTCGAAGAACGCGAGGTGGTCAGTGAGACCATCGAGTCGGTGCGCTGCCGTTGGTGCAACGCGGTGGACCAGATCGAGCTAGTCGACAGGCCGGGTGCCGACTCCTGACGGGGCCGTGCGGACATACAGTTTGAGGTGACGGATGGTGGAGCAGCCCGCCGGCGGCGCCGCGTCGGACGACGCGGCCGACGATGCCGTGGAGATGCTCGACCGCCCGCTGCCCGAAGGTGTACGGCGCCGGGTCGTGGCGCTGGTGTCGGACGCGTTCGGCGGCCTCACGGTCACCGAACTCCCGGCTCAGCTCAGACAGTACGCCCGGTTCACGCCGACCCGGCGTGCCAAGTTCGCCGGGAACGCGATGGCGGCCGCCCTGGAGGGCGACGCCGTCTTCCGGCGGCGCATCGGTGAGCGGCTGCGGGAGACCCAGCCGGAGCTGAGTGCCGCCCTGGAGGCCGGCTCGCCGCCCGCCGCCGCCGATCCCCTGGATGTCGCCGCCGCGGCCTACGTGCTGCGCCCGGACGGCTGGGTGAAGCTCCTCGCCGCGGCGGGCGAGGAGGCCCAGCGGGCCGACGCCGAACGCGCCGACGACGAGAGCCGGCGCGAACTGGAGGGGCTGCGCGAGGAGCTGGCCCAGGCCCGCGCACAGACGAAGAGCGAGACCGAACGGCTGCGCAGCGACCTCGACGCCGCCCGCAAGGAGGCCGAGTCGCTCCAGCGCAAGCTGCGCAGCGCGGCCAACGAGGTGAAGCGCGGCGAGGCCGCGCTGCGCCGGGGCAGGGCCGAGAGCGACGCCGTACGCGCCGAGGCGGCCGCCCAGGTGTCCGCCGCCGAGAGCGAGACCCGCAGGCTGCGGTCCCGGCTCGGCGAGGCGGAGGCGTCCGTCGAAGCGGGGCGCCGGGCCGCCCGTGAGGGGCGCTCCGTCGAGGACATGCGGCTGCGGCTGCTGCTGGACACGGTGCTCGAAGCCGCCGGCGGACTGCGGCGCGAACTGGCCCTGCCGCCCTCCTCGATGCGCCCGGCGGACACCGTCGACGCGGTCGAGCCCGGCCGGATGTCGCCCAAGGACGTTGCCGCCAGAGCGCTTTCGGACACCGATCCGGCGCTGCTGGACCAACTGCTCGCGCTGCCGCAGGCACACCTCATCGTGGACGGCTACAACGTCACCAAGACCGGCTATCCGCAGCTGCCGCTGGAGAAGCAGCGGCTGCGGCTGCTGGGCGGTCTGTCGATGCTCGCCGCCCAGACGGGCGCGGAGATGACCTGCGTCTTCGACGGGGCCGAGCTGGCGGCTCCGGTGCTGCTCGCGCCGCCGCGCGGGGTGCGGGTGCTGTTCAGCCGGGCGGGCGTCACGGCGGACGAGCTCATCCGGCAGCTCGCGCGTGCCGAACCGTCGGGGAGGCCCGTCGTGGTGGTCTCCACCGACCGCGAAGTGGCCGACGGAGTGGCGAAGGCGGGCGCGAGACCCGTTGCGTCCGTCTTGCTTCTGAAGCGGCTTTCACGTGTTTGACGAAGCTTGTCGCTGATTGCCGTAAATTACGGAACGGGCCGTCAGTTCTCAGCTACACGCAGTGTGGTGTGGGTAAAGAAGTACCCGGTGTGACGAAGTTTTTCCTGCGAGGATTTGAACTGATCACAGGATGGTCACTATGGTCGGGCCTCGAACCTTCGCACGGTTGATCACCCACCCGGGGTGGCAGTGAAGGAACCGCCGATTCCGTGATTCGCACGGAGCCGGGGATTCATGTCCCCCAGCATCCCGGTAGGCGGCTCGAGGAAGAAGGAGCTCGCCTTCGTGGCGTCCCACCGTCGTCCCAGGAACCCGAGCCGCGCCCGTGTGACCGTGCTCACCGCGACCGCCGCTGCGGCCGTGGCCCTCACCTCCCAGGCCGCTCACGCCGACCCCAAGCCGACCAAGAGCGAGGTCAAGGCGAAGGTCGACAAGCTCTACCACGAGGCGGAGACGGCCACCGAGCAGTACAGCGGGGCCAAGGAGAAGCAGGAGAAGCTCGAGAAGCAGGTCGGCGCGCTGCAGGACAAGGTGGCCCGCGGTCAGGAGGAGCTCAACACGCTCCGCAGCGGCCTCGGTTCGCTCGCCGCCGCGCAGTACCGCTCCGGCGGCATCGACCCCTCGGTGCAGCTCTTCCTCGCCTCGGACCCGGACAGCTTCCTCGACCAGGCCTCGTCGCTCGACCAGCTCTCGGCCAAGCAGGCCGAGTCGCTGACGAAGATCCAGGAGAAGCAGCGGTCCCTCGCGCAGGAGCGCAAGGAGGCCCAGGACAAGCTGGCCGACCTCGCCGACGTCCGCAAGACGCTCGGTGAGAAGAAGAAGCAGCAGCAGGGCAAGCTCGCCGAGGCCCAGAAGGTGCTCAACACCCTCACCGCCGCCGAGCGCGAGAAGATGCGCGCGGACGACCAGCGCGCCAGCCGCTCCGCCGGTGACCGGGTCGACCTGGGCAGCGAGGTTCCCGCCTCCGCACGTGGCGCCGCCGCTCTCCAGGCCGCCTCCACCCAGCAGGGCAAGCCGTACGTCTCCGGCGGCACGGGCCCCAACTCGTTCGACTGCTCGGGCCTGACCCAGTGGGCCTACGCCCAGGCCGGCGTCCAGATCACCCGCACCACGTACACCCAGATCAACCAGGGCACCCAGATCGGGCGCAGCCAGTTGAAGCCGGGCGACCTGGTCTTCTTCAGCAACACCTCGCACGTGGCCCTCTACGCGGGCAACAACACCGTGCTGCACGCCCCGAAGCCGGGCGCCGTGGTCCGCTACGAGTCGATGAACACCGTCGGCAGCTACCAGACCGCCGTGCGCATCTGATCGCGCCCGAACGGGCGAATTCTCGCGCCCCGTACTGACTGCCCGCCCCGCCGGAGACCACAGGTCACCGGCGGGGCGTCGTTGTTTGCGGCACCCGTCCGCCCGGCGCGTTCTTTGTCCGCTCCGTGATCGTCCGACTACTGTCTGGCTGCCGCGCAGCTCCAGGTGTCGGTCCGCCCGTCCGGGCGGCAGGGGCTGCGCACATCTGCGTACAGCGGAAGGGAGTGCGGCGTCCTGTGGTGTCCCATCGCCGTTCCACACAGCCCGGCCTGAGCCGGAGTGCCCGAGCCACTGTCCTGTCGGCCGCGGCGGCGACCGCCGCCGCGACGCTCGGCGCGGCCACCGCGAACGCCGAACCGCAGGACACCCCGCAGAGCGCCGGGGCCCGGGTCGACCGCCTCTACGCCGAGGCCGAACGCGCCACCGAGCAGTACAACAAGGCCGGTGAGGACGTAGCGCGGCGGCGCGGTGAGGTGAGCCGGGCACAGGACCGGGCGGCCCGGGGCCAGGAACGCGTCAACGGGATGCGCAGGGAGCTCGGTTCCGCGGCCCGTGCGCAGTACCGGTCCGGCGGCATCGACCCCTCGCTCGCCCTGCTGCTCTCCTCCGACCCGGACAACTACCTCGACCGGGCCGCCGTGCTGGGCCGGGTGAACGACAGCCGGGCGAGCGCCCTGGCCGAACTCCGCAGGGCCCAGCGGGCGCTGGCCCAGACCCGGGCCGAGGCCGCGCACTCGCTCGCCGGCCTGGAGCACGACCGGGCCGCCCTCGGCCGCCACAAGCGGACCGTCGTACGCAAACTCGCCGAGGCCAGGCGGCTGCTCGGCTCGCTGCCCGGGTCCGAGCGGGCGGCCCTCGACCGGGCGTCGCGCAGCGGCCGGGACACCGAGAACGGGACGGTCGCCGGACTCCCGGCGGGCTCCGCGCGGGCGGCGGCCGCCGTCATGGCCGTCCACCGGGCGCTGGGCCGCCCGTACGTCTGGGGCGCGAACGGCCCCGCCGGATTCGACTGCTCCGGTCTGATGCAGTGGGCGTACGCGCAGGCCGGGGTCAGCCTGCCCCGCACCTCGCAGGCCCAGCGGTACGCCGGCCACATCGTGCCGCTCTCCGATGCCCGCCCCGGCGACCTGGTCGCCTACCGCGCGGACGCCAGCCATATCGGGATGTACGTGGGCAACGGCCAGGTCATCCACGCCCCCTACCCCGGCGCCCCGGTCCGGTACGACCCCGTCGGGATGATGCCCGTCTCCTCGGTGACCCGGGTCTGACCGTACTCTCGGTCATGTGGCAGATCAGGGGCGTACCGCAGGACGGGCGCGTGGTGGACGACGGCGTGCGGCGGGCGCCGTGCTCGCCGCTCTGCTGTGCGCCGCCGCCTGCTCGGCCCCGGCCGACGACCTCCCGGACACCGCGGCCGCCGATATCCGCGCCACCCTGGACCGCCGGGCCGACGCGGTGCTGCACCACGACGCCAACGCCTACGTCTCGGTCGTCGCCAAGGACGCCACCGACCTGCGGGCCGCACAGCGCAAGGAGCTCGGCCACCTCGCGGACCTGCCGATCGGTTCCTGGACGTACCGGCTGACGGACGTCTCGCCGCACGGCGCGGACCGGGCCAGCGCCGACGTGCGGCTCGGCTACCGGATCAAGGGCTACGACAGCGCGCCGGTCTCCGTGGACCGGGTGCTCGA contains:
- a CDS encoding heme-copper oxidase subunit III yields the protein MSVVATATTVETGHAHPSVNRPNLTSVGTIIWLSSELMFFAALFAMYFTLRSVTGPDHWKEMASSLNVPFSATNTTILVLSSLTCQLGVFAAERGDVKKLRAWFVITFVMGAIFIGGQIFEYTELVKKDGLSLSSDPYGSVFYLTTGFHGLHVTGGLIAFLFVLGRTYAAKRFTHEQATAAIVVSYYWHFVDVVWIGLFATIYLIK
- a CDS encoding c-type cytochrome; translation: MKKLSARRRHPLAAVVVLLLALAATGGLYAAFAPASKAQADETAQSLAIDEGKKLYSVGCASCHGTGGEGTTDGPQLVGVGSAAVDFQVGTGRMPAQQPGAQVPKKKVIYNQAEIDQLAAYVASLGAGPIVPTKSQVSPEGADVAKGGDLFRTNCAQCHNFTGEGGALTKGKFAPSLEGVDPKHMYEAMQTGPQSMPSFPDTTMPEQQKKDIIAYVQTVNSAQAESPGGLKLGGLGPVSEGLFGWIFGLGALIAVAIWVAAHTAKAKKS
- a CDS encoding ubiquinol-cytochrome c reductase iron-sulfur subunit gives rise to the protein MSSQEIPEENLPAEQVPAHGAVEGADDPFADPGLPAHKPRIQDIDERAADRSERVVAFLFTLSMLATVGFIASYVIFPVDQIVYIFPFGHVSALNFSLGLTLGVALFTIGAGAVHWARTLMSDVEVPAERHPIAAEPAVRAQVLADFAAGAEESVLGRRKLIRNTMFGALALVPLAGVVLLRDLGPLPEKKLRSTLWAKGKQLINMNTNEPLRPEDVAVGSLTFAMPEGLEEDAHDFQTQIAKAALMIIRIEPSNIKDKREREWAHEGIVAFSKICTHVGCPISLYEQQTHHVLCPCHQSTFDLSDGARVIFGPAGHALPQLRIGVNSEGNLEALGDFEEPVGPAFWERG
- a CDS encoding ubiquinol-cytochrome c reductase cytochrome b subunit, which produces MSTATDTKRKAPAGEKMADWADGRLGIYSLAKANMRKIFPDHWSFMLGEICLYSFIIIILTGVYLTLFFHPSMAETVYHGPYEPMQGIRMSEAYASTLNISFDVRGGLLVRQIHHWAALIFLAGMFVHMMRVFFTGAFRKPREINWLFGFLLFVLGMFTGFTGYSLPDDLLSGTGVRFTQGAILSMPIVGTYISMFLFGGEFPGGDFVARFYSVHILLLPGIMLGLLVGHLILVFYHKHTQFAGPGRTNKNVVGMPLLPVYMAKAGGFFFLVFGVIAVIAGIASINPIWAIGPYRPDQVSTGAQPDWYMGFAEGLVRVMPGWEINLWGHTLVLGVLIPLVLFGLILGAIAMYPFIESWVTGDKREHHILDRPRNAPTRTAFGVAWITVYFIGLVGGGNDLWATHFHLSLNSISWFVRIFFFVGPVIAFVATKRICLGLQRRDREKVLHGRESGLIKRLPHGEFVEVHEPLSQGQLHTLTAHEQYAPVELGPLVDENGVKRKVSPVEKVRARLSKSFYGENNQIPKASPEEYKEITEGHGHH
- the trpD gene encoding anthranilate phosphoribosyltransferase translates to MNVVTPVGGDSVAARTWPGVLTPLLRGEDLSADDTAWAMDRIMSGEATDVQIAGFAVALRAKGETVTEVTGLVRAMYEHATTIHVPGRTVDIVGTGGDMAKTVNISTMSAIVLAGAGAKVVKHGNRASSSASGSSDVLGKLGVNLDLPPQRVVEVAEEAGITFCFAVKFHPALRYAAKARAELGAPTTFNILGPLTNPAQVRSQAIGVADLRMAPIVAGVLAERGNSALVFRGDDGLDELTTTATSRVWVARDGVVREQAFDPRDVGLELVPVEALRGADASYNADVARRLLAGETGPVRDAVLLNAAAALVALDPGDGTLDEQLAAGMAKAAESIDSGSAGRALERWVAASNA